From the Thomasclavelia ramosa DSM 1402 genome, the window ATGAAGAAGGAAAAGCTAAAGCTCAACAACTATTAACAATCAAAGGAGTTAAGCTAAATACTGTAAGTGTTCGTTATTATCCTTATGGAGAAGCTGCTTCACATGTTACAGGATATTTGCAGCAAGTAAATGCTGAGGATTTGAAGAAACATAAAAATGAAGGCTATAGTGAAACTTCTTTAATTGGACGAAGTGGAATTGAGGCTGCTTATGAAGCAGATTTAAAAGGAACTGATGGTAAAGAAATTATAATTATTGATAAAAATAATAAATTAGTAGAAACATTAGCTACTAAAAAAGTTGAAAATGGTAAAGATATAAAATTAACGATTGATGCTGATTTGCAACAATCTTTGTATAAAGAATATCAAAATGATAAGAGTGCTTCGGTAGCTATGAATCCAAAGACAGGTGAGATTTTAGCCTTAGTATCAACACCGTCGTTTTCAAGTAATGATTTTATTTTTGGTTTTAGTAGTGCTGAATGGCAAGCATTAAATGATGATGCTAATAAACCTTTAACAAATCGTTTTAGAGGGACATATATTCCTGGCTCTAGTATGAAGCCAATTACTGCAGCAATTGGTTTAGAAAGTAATAAGATAGATCCAGATGAAGATTTTGGAGCTAAGGATAAGTGGCAGAAAGATTCTAGTTGGGGTAATTATTATGTAACAACACTTCATGCTCCAAAGCCTAATAATTTGAATAATGCAATTATCTATTCTGATAATGTTTATTTTGCTCGAGCTGCTAGTGAAATAGGAAAGGAAAAGTTGATTGAGGGATATGAGAAATTAAAGATTGGATCAAAAATACCTTTTGAATTATCTTTAAATGCTTCTCAATATCAAAATAAAGATAGTAAATTTGATGATCAACAATTAGCTGACAGTGGCTACGGGCAAGGTCAATTATTATTAAACCCTGTACAGTTAGCATCAATATATGGAGCGTTTGTTAATGAGGGGACGATTGCTCAGCCTTATTTAGTTATTGATGAAAAACCTAATGATGCATGGATCAAAGATGTTTTTAGCAAAGATACAGTTAAGAGAATCAAAGAGGCTTTAGTAGGAGTGATCAGTGATAGTAATGGAACTGGGCATTCGATTTATCATCAAGATATCGAATTAGCCGGTAAGACTGGGACAGCAGAATTAAAATCTTCACAAAATGATACAAGTGGTAGTGAGATTGGCTGGTTTACAGTAATGACAACAAATAGTGATAATCCGGTTTTAATCACAACGATGGTTGAAGATGTAAAAAATCGTGGAGGAAGCGGTTATGTAGTAGACCATATGAAAGCACCGTTAGGTAGTTATTTATATCGTTAAAAAAAGTAAGCGTAAGCTTACTTTTTTATAATTTCAATAACTTGCTGGATATCTTTTTTACCAAAATACACATCTTGATCATTTATGATCATACAAGGAACTGACATAATTTGATATTGTTCTTTAAGTTCGGGGAAATGTGCCAAATCAAATACATGGGCATCAACATTATTATTTTCAATTGCAATTCTTTGGCTTGCCATTACTACATCTGGGCACATAGTACAAGAAAGGGAGACAACTACCTTAATGTTGGTTGGTTTGTTAATTTGTTTAATTTCATTGATGATTTGCGTATCAAGCGGTTGTTTAGGACCAACTGCATTATAGATTGCAATTACAAAGGAATTAAATTCATGACCACCAGGAACAGCATGATAACTAATATTTAAATAATTATTATTTTCATCATAGAAACGCATTGCTGGTGAAGAGTTTGATTCTTCGAACTGATAGGAAAGTTTGTCACTGAGAGTAGTAAATTCTTCAATAAATGATTTGATTTCACCAGCAAGTTTACTATGATCGAGGGAGCATTTAATTATTAATTGTTTTTCTAATTTAGCAAAAATTGGAGCCAACTGTTGTTTTAGTTTGGGGGTAATAAAACTATCATCATTTTCACTTGTTTCTTTGCTTGTTTGTACTGCTTCTTTAATCTTTATTTTCTTGGGGGAAAGTTTTAAAGCAGTAACAATATTAGGGATATACTTTTCTAATGAGGTCGCAGCAGTAGCGCCATCACTGACTGCAGTGACAACCTGACGTAATTCTTTGACACAAACGTCACCAGCTCCATAAACACCATCAAGATTAGTTTTTTGATTTTGATCGACAATTAAGTTTCCATAGTTATTTAATTCAACTTGATTTTTGAATATTTCAGTTGCTGGCTCATAACCTGCAAATACAAAGATTCCAAATGTGTTATTTGCTTCGGCATGATATGACCAAGTTTCACCAGTTGCGTTGTTTTTAAACGTTGCTTGTTCTAACTGGTGATTACCTTTAGCCTCAATTATTTCCGTGTTATAATGAACTTCGATATTTGGATGATTTTTAGCTTTATCGCTAACTTGTTTAGCACAAGTGAAATCTTCCTCACGGACAATGATTGTAACTTTACGAGCATATTTGGTTAAAAACACGGCTTCTTCTGCAGCAGCAAAGCCACCGCCAATGACAAAAATATCTTTACCGGTAAAGAACTCACCATCACAAGTAGCACAATAGGCTACACCATGACCTTGAAATTCTTTTTCGCCTGGAAAACCTAGTTTACGTGGATGAGAACCTGTTGCTAAAACAATCCCAATACTTGAAAATTCACCTTTATCAGTGATGATTTTTTTTACTGGTTCTTTCAAATTGATCCCTTTAACCGTTGCAAGTAGGAATTCTGCACCAAAATTTTGTGCCTGTTGTCGCATTGCTTCTGTTAGCTCTTGACCGCTAGTTTGTAAAATTCCAGGATAATTAACAACTTCAGAAGTAATTGTTATTTGACCACCGATTTTTTCTTTTTCAATTACAAGAACTGAAAATTTAGCTCTAGCTAGATATATCGCAGCGGACAGTCCAGCAGGACCACCGCCAACGATAATAGCATCATAAAGATTAGACATTTTAGATTAATCCTACTAGATCTAGTGATGGTTTTAATGTTTCTTCTCCTGGTTTCCATTTTGCTGGACATACTTCATCACCGTGCTCATAAACAAATTGTGAAGCTTGAACACGTCTAAATAATTCATCGGCATTACGTCCAACGTTTCCAGCGATTACTTCATACATAACAACTTTTCCTTCTGGATTAATGATGAAACTTCCACGTTCTGCTAAACCATCAGCTTCAATATATACATCTAGATCTTTTGCTAATTTAGCAGTAGGATCAGCTAACATTGGATAATTGATTTTCTTAATTGTTTTAGATGTATCGTGCCAAGCTTTATGAACGAAATGAGTATCACATGATACTGAATAAATTTCACAATTTATATTTTTAAATTCTTCGTATTTATTTGCCAAATCCTCTAATTCAGTTGGGCAGACAAATGTAAAATCTGCAGGATAGAAGAATAAGACATTCCATTTTCCTAATAAATCTTCTTTTTTGATTGTTTTAAATTCATTTTCATGAAAGGCTTGAGCCTCAAATTCTGTTATTTCTTTTCCGATTAATGACATTGTTTTTCTCCTTTTTTTTATTAATTTTCAACTACTTGGCTTATCATCCAAATAGATTTTGTGAATTCTTTAATATAATCATCCATTAAAGATGAAATTAAATAATTATTTTCATTATCTGCATTATTTTTTAATGATTTAATCCTATCTAATAAATAATTAAAATCATTTAGAACTACTTTATAGATATCTTTTGATGCAATATGTTCACCTTTGACTTCTTCAATTGCAGAAATATCTAAGAATTCTTGCATTGATGCTGCTGGTTTAAAACCAGTCATCAAGATAGCTTCCGCAACTTCATCAATGGCTTTATTAACTCCGTTATATAGTTCTTCTAATTTTGCATGGACAGTAAAGAAATCTTTTCCTTTAATATACCAGTGATAACTTTGTAATTTGTGGTATTCAACTACTAAATCTGCTAATAGTTTATTTAATTGTTTATCCATTGTGTTTCACTCCTTTACTATTTTTATTACCTTTTGTCGACAAAGATTTATAGTTATTTAGGTTAGCTCTTGCTAACTGTATAAATCTTAACATGGAATGATGATGGATACAAATATTATGCACCTTTATTTTTTATTTATGCCAAATTAGTATTTTATTGTATTATTTAGAGAGAATAAATTAATAAATAAAAAAAGTAGATTTAATCTACTTTTTTACAAGACTCTCGTTCAATTAAAGTACATGGGAGTGTTATTCTCATTGGAGTAGGAGAATTATATTTGCTTAAAATATTATATACCATACTTGCTCCATATTCCCCCATAAGTGATGCTGGAGCATAAATTGTTGTCAGTGGTGGATTAGTGAAGCTGGCTGCCTTAATATCATCAAAACCAACTAGTGAAATATCTCTTGGAACACTGAGATTATGTTCTTGAAGAGCTCTAAGAGCCCCAATTGCGATTGGATCGCTGGCACAAAAAATCGCTGATGGTAAATCTTTTTGATTGATCAGATCCATCATCATGGAATAACCAGATTCAGTTGTAAATTCACCTTCAAGTAAATATTTTTTGTAAATAATCTTATTTTTGTTACAATAATCAATAAATATTTCTTTACGAGCATCTTGATATACAACATTGTCTTCAAGATATTCTTTACCGCCTAAATAACCGATCTTATGATGATTTAAAGATTTTAAATAATCTAAAGCATCAATAACCGCTTTGTGGAAGTCTAAAGTGATCGTACTGTCATCACTATTTGGACTATGCATATCTAGAAAGATAACTTTATTTGAAATCTTTTTAAATTGAGAAATTTCATTATTATTAAACTTACCAACACAAACTAGGCCATCTACACCTTTCAAAACATCTAGATAGTTTTGATCGGCTCTAAAAGTTCTAATAACATTTATATTATTTTGTAAGCAAAAGTTCTCGATACCTTGTCTTATTTGTAAATAATAAGGGTCATCAATTTCTTGTTGCAATGAATACCATTGAACAATTCCAATCGTGAATTCATTTTTGGTTGCCTTTCTTTTCTTTATATAGTTTAATTCTTTAGCTGCATTAAATACCGCCTGCCTTGTCTCTTCAGGAACAGATAATGTTTTATCATTGTTTAAAATTCTTGAAACAGTGGCACTGGAAACATTTGCTAGCTCTGCAACATCTTTAATTGTAGCCATGATTACCCTCCTTGATGTACTTAATATTATAACCTATTTTCGGCCAATATAAAAGTTCCAAGCGGTAGAAATTATTTTTTCTATGTCAGTATATTTAGGTTCCCAACCTAATATTTCTTTTGCCTTTGTATTATTAGCAA encodes:
- a CDS encoding penicillin-binding transpeptidase domain-containing protein, whose translation is MLLKDRRKLIIIGVVAVALIIGAVFFIFSRGKSADDYVKEYYGYLENKEYGKMYNMLTKGSLAKTSQKVFEARYKNIYEGIEAKNIEIKIGEVEDGIVNYTLTMDTLAGKISSENKVEVKDGELVYNEAMILEGLKEDYKIKINTDSASRGKILDRNGKELATKGEAYSVGLVQGKLNGEADYEAIGKIIGMSRDEIKKVMSASWIKDDSFVPLKEMAKDEEGKAKAQQLLTIKGVKLNTVSVRYYPYGEAASHVTGYLQQVNAEDLKKHKNEGYSETSLIGRSGIEAAYEADLKGTDGKEIIIIDKNNKLVETLATKKVENGKDIKLTIDADLQQSLYKEYQNDKSASVAMNPKTGEILALVSTPSFSSNDFIFGFSSAEWQALNDDANKPLTNRFRGTYIPGSSMKPITAAIGLESNKIDPDEDFGAKDKWQKDSSWGNYYVTTLHAPKPNNLNNAIIYSDNVYFARAASEIGKEKLIEGYEKLKIGSKIPFELSLNASQYQNKDSKFDDQQLADSGYGQGQLLLNPVQLASIYGAFVNEGTIAQPYLVIDEKPNDAWIKDVFSKDTVKRIKEALVGVISDSNGTGHSIYHQDIELAGKTGTAELKSSQNDTSGSEIGWFTVMTTNSDNPVLITTMVEDVKNRGGSGYVVDHMKAPLGSYLYR
- the ahpC gene encoding alkyl hydroperoxide reductase subunit C; translated protein: MSLIGKEITEFEAQAFHENEFKTIKKEDLLGKWNVLFFYPADFTFVCPTELEDLANKYEEFKNINCEIYSVSCDTHFVHKAWHDTSKTIKKINYPMLADPTAKLAKDLDVYIEADGLAERGSFIINPEGKVVMYEVIAGNVGRNADELFRRVQASQFVYEHGDEVCPAKWKPGEETLKPSLDLVGLI
- a CDS encoding LacI family DNA-binding transcriptional regulator encodes the protein MATIKDVAELANVSSATVSRILNNDKTLSVPEETRQAVFNAAKELNYIKKRKATKNEFTIGIVQWYSLQQEIDDPYYLQIRQGIENFCLQNNINVIRTFRADQNYLDVLKGVDGLVCVGKFNNNEISQFKKISNKVIFLDMHSPNSDDSTITLDFHKAVIDALDYLKSLNHHKIGYLGGKEYLEDNVVYQDARKEIFIDYCNKNKIIYKKYLLEGEFTTESGYSMMMDLINQKDLPSAIFCASDPIAIGALRALQEHNLSVPRDISLVGFDDIKAASFTNPPLTTIYAPASLMGEYGASMVYNILSKYNSPTPMRITLPCTLIERESCKKVD
- a CDS encoding Dps family protein, which codes for MDKQLNKLLADLVVEYHKLQSYHWYIKGKDFFTVHAKLEELYNGVNKAIDEVAEAILMTGFKPAASMQEFLDISAIEEVKGEHIASKDIYKVVLNDFNYLLDRIKSLKNNADNENNYLISSLMDDYIKEFTKSIWMISQVVEN
- a CDS encoding FAD-dependent oxidoreductase encodes the protein MSNLYDAIIVGGGPAGLSAAIYLARAKFSVLVIEKEKIGGQITITSEVVNYPGILQTSGQELTEAMRQQAQNFGAEFLLATVKGINLKEPVKKIITDKGEFSSIGIVLATGSHPRKLGFPGEKEFQGHGVAYCATCDGEFFTGKDIFVIGGGFAAAEEAVFLTKYARKVTIIVREEDFTCAKQVSDKAKNHPNIEVHYNTEIIEAKGNHQLEQATFKNNATGETWSYHAEANNTFGIFVFAGYEPATEIFKNQVELNNYGNLIVDQNQKTNLDGVYGAGDVCVKELRQVVTAVSDGATAATSLEKYIPNIVTALKLSPKKIKIKEAVQTSKETSENDDSFITPKLKQQLAPIFAKLEKQLIIKCSLDHSKLAGEIKSFIEEFTTLSDKLSYQFEESNSSPAMRFYDENNNYLNISYHAVPGGHEFNSFVIAIYNAVGPKQPLDTQIINEIKQINKPTNIKVVVSLSCTMCPDVVMASQRIAIENNNVDAHVFDLAHFPELKEQYQIMSVPCMIINDQDVYFGKKDIQQVIEIIKK